The proteins below are encoded in one region of Xenopus laevis strain J_2021 chromosome 8L, Xenopus_laevis_v10.1, whole genome shotgun sequence:
- the mpz.L gene encoding myelin protein P0 L homeolog isoform X1 encodes METSGLRTPCSLLALVLLSALVLSPTLAIDVYTDREVYGTVGSRVTLSCSFWSSEWISDDISVSWHYQPDHSREMYSVFHYAKGQPSIDAGVFKDRIEWVGSPKWKDASIVLHNLELTDNGTFTCDVKNPPDVVGKSSYVHLQVQEKGPARAGLILGIIIAVALALVIVVTLLILLIRYCWLRRQARVQRELRPRFSMPC; translated from the exons ATGGAAACCTCAGGACTAAGGACACCATGTTCCCTCCTGGCTCTGGTTCTGCTCTCAGCACTGG TGCTGTCTCCAACCCTGGCAATTGATGTTTACACTGATCGAGAGGTCTATGGGACTGTGGGCTCCAGGGTGACCCTGTCCTGCTCATTCTGGTCGAGCGAATGGATCTCGGATGATATCTCCGTCAGTTGGCACTATCAGCCCGACCACAGCCGCGAAATGTATTCG GTATTTCACTATGCCAAGGGCCAACCTTCTATTGATGCTGGGGTCTTCAAAGATCGTATTGAATGGGTGGGCTCCCCAAAATGGAAGGACGCCAGCATTGTGCTGCACAACCTGGAGTTAACTGACAACGGCACTTTCACCTGTGATGTGAAGAACCCACCCGATGTGGTGGGAAAGTCTTCCTATGTTCACCTTCAGGTCCAAGAGAAAG GTCCTGCACGTGCCGGTTTGATTCTGGGGATCATAATTGCTGTTGCCCTGGCCTTAGTCATTGTGGTGACACTCCTCATCTTGCTCATTCGGTACTGCTGGTTAAGACGACAGGCCCGAGTACAGAGGGAGCTTAG